From one Leishmania major strain Friedlin complete genome, chromosome 33 genomic stretch:
- a CDS encoding putative d-xylulose reductase gives MVLMESLVLEKKGELTIREVDVCDELGPHDCRVKIHSVGICGSDVHYYEHGHIGPFVVEKPMVLGHEASGTVVAVGAEVKNLKTGDRVALEPGIPRWNSAQTLSGLYNLDPELTFFATPPVHGCMSTTIIHPAALCFKLPDNVSYEEGALCEPIAVGMHSATKASIKPGDVGLVIGCGTIGIVTALSALAGGCSEVIICGSRDERLEIARRYPGLRAVNTSREGELKRAVAEATEGNGCDVVFECGGAASAFPLIYEHAAPGATCVLVGMPVEPVPVDIVMAQAKEITFQTAFRYRNVYPRIIRLLSSGKMDVKPLISAKFVFKDSVKAYERAMHRDPKDMKIMIQMEN, from the coding sequence ATGGTCCTCATGGAGAGCCtcgtgctggagaagaagggcgagCTGACAATTCGCGAGGTGGATGTGTGCGACGAGCTCGGCCCGCACGACTGTCGCGTGAAGATCCACAGCGTGGGCATCTGTGGCAGCGACGTGCACTACTACGAGCACGGCCATATCGGACCCTTCGTGGTGGAGAAGCCGATGGTCCTTGGCCACGAGGCGTCTGGCACAGTTGTAGCGGTGGGCGCGGAGGTGAAGAACCTGAAGACGGGCGACCGAGTTGCGCTGGAGCCTGGCATTCCGCGCTGGAACTCTGCGCAGACGCTGAGCGGGCTGTACAACCTGGACCCCGAGCTGACGTTCTTcgcgacgccgccggtgcaTGGGTGCATGTCGACGACCATCATCCACCCCGCCGCGCTGTGCTTCAAGCTGCCGGACAACGTGAGCTATGAGGAGGGCGCGTTGTGCGAGCCGATTGCCGTTGGCATGCACTCGGCAACGAAGGCCAGCATCAAGCCGGGCGACGTGGGCCTCGTGATCGGGTGCGGCACGATCGGGATCGTGACGGCGCTGTCCGCGCTTGCGGGCGGGTGCTCAGAGGTGATCATCTGCGGCTCGCGCGACGAGCGGCTGGAGATCGCGCGCCGCTACCCTGGCCTACGCGCGGTGAACACGTcgagggagggcgagctgaagcgcgccgttgcggaggcgacggagggCAACGGCTGCGACGTCGTGTTCGAgtgcggtggcgcggcaTCGGCGTTCCCTCTGATCTACGAGCACGCTGCGCCTGGTGCGACTTGCGTGCTTGTGGGGATGCCGGTGGAGCCCGTGCCGGTGGACATTGTGATGgcgcaggcgaaggagaTCACGTTCCAGACGGCGTTCCGCTACCGCAACGTGTACCCGCGCATCATCCGCCTGCTGAGCTCCGGCAAGATGGACGTGAAGCCGCTGATCAGCGCTAAGTTCGTGTTCAAGGATAGCGTGAAAGCGTACGAGCGCGCGATGCACCGCGACCCGAAAGACATGAAAATTATGATCCAGATGGAGAACTAG